The following are from one region of the Carassius auratus strain Wakin chromosome 43, ASM336829v1, whole genome shotgun sequence genome:
- the ttc36 gene encoding tetratricopeptide repeat protein 36, protein MASEHDRAVLQVIFNPTSPFGDIPRLNQEDELTDDDSVFESELVKQVKDLELQGVSAAESGDLVAALQHFNQAIRILPERASAYNNRAQTKRLQGDTEGAVEDLERAISLSGGTGRSACQALVQRGLLLKLSGRDEEARVDFEKAAALGSEFARQQAVILNPYAALCNRMLSEVINKLRNPEMSDMP, encoded by the exons ATGGCCTCAGAACATGACAGAGCAGTTTTGCAAGTCATCTTTAACCCTACCAGCCCTTTTGGAGATATACCTCGGTTAAATCAAGAAGATGAGTTGACAGACGATG ACAGTGTTTTTGAATCAGAGCTTGTGAAACAGGTGAAAGATCTGGAACTGCAGGGAGTTTCTGCTGCTGAGTCTGGAGACCTGGTCGCTGCTCTTCAGCATTTTAACCAGGCTATCCGGATCCTGCCTGAGAGGGCTTCAGCCTACAACAACCGAGCCCAGACCAAACGCCTGCAGGGAGACACGGAAG GTGCAGTGGAAGATCTGGAGCGTGCCATTTCTCTCAGCGGTGGCACTGGGCGATCAGCTTGTCAGGCTCTGGTCCAGCGTGGGCTTCTTCTTAAATTGTCGGGGCGTGATGAGGAGGCTCGGGTGGACTTTGAGAAAGCAGCCGCTCTGGGCAGTGAGTTTGCCCGGCAGCAGGCTGTGATCTTGAACCCCTACGCTGCCCTGTGTAACCGCATGCTGTCAGAGGTCATCAACAAACTACGCAACCCAGAAATGTCAGACATGCCATAG